From the genome of Aquila chrysaetos chrysaetos chromosome 12, bAquChr1.4, whole genome shotgun sequence, one region includes:
- the LOC115349076 gene encoding LOW QUALITY PROTEIN: beta-1,3-galactosyltransferase 2-like (The sequence of the model RefSeq protein was modified relative to this genomic sequence to represent the inferred CDS: inserted 2 bases in 1 codon) — MDRSTSTWSFKFIINDKGKCKDKTPFLILLIATTAAEIQHRSSIRKTWGNESVVPGFEVAQLFMLGVESKGPNEVLLRESKQYHDIIQQDFLDTYXITLKTLMGTKWVASYCSGTSFVMKTDSDVFVNIIYLIEKLLRPLSPPPQNYFTGCLMKRHKPIRNKKSKWYISEEEYLGDKYHPFCSGTSYVFSGDLASNIVNASLMIKYIHLEDVYVGLCLKVKGRQTVPPPSCSLFNIYKVTFSPCLYNNIITSHHIPTNEHILY, encoded by the exons ATGGACAG ATCCACTTCAACATGGTCATTTAAATTCATTATTAATGATAAAGGGAAGTGTAAAGATAAAACACCTTTCTTGATATTGCTAATAGCAACCACGGCTGCTGAAATTCAGCACAGAAGTTCCATCAGAAAAACTTGGGGAAATGAATCTGTGGTTCCAGGATTCGAGGTTGCTCAGTTGTTTATGCTGGGTGTTGAGAGCAAGGGTCCAAATGAGGTCCTActgagagaaagcaagcaatatCATGATATTATTCAACAGGACTTCCTGGACACTTA CATAACCCTTAAAACTCTGATGGGCACGAAGTGGGTTGCCTCTTATTGCAGTGGCACAAGCTTTGTTATGAAGACAGACAGTGATGTTTTTGTTAATATAATATACCTAATAGAAAAGCTCCTCAGGCCTCTTTCACCTCCtccacaaaattatttcacaggCTGTCTTATGAAAAGGCATAAGCCTATTCggaataaaaaaagtaaatggtACATATCAGAAGAAGAATACCTAGGTGACAAATACCATCCTTTTTGTTCAGGAACTAGCTACGTCTTTTCTGGAGACCTGGCTTCAAATATTGTCAATGCTTCTCTAatgataaaatatatacatttggAAGATGTTTATGTAGGGCTCTGTCTTAAAGTAAAGGGAAGACAGACAGTACCTCCACCTAGTTGTTCATTGTTTAACATATACAAGGTCacattttctccttgtctgtACAATAATATAATTACATCTCATCACATTCCGACAAATGAGCACATATTGTATTAG